One Pseudomonas rhizophila DNA window includes the following coding sequences:
- the ccmI gene encoding c-type cytochrome biogenesis protein CcmI, whose protein sequence is MIDFWLAAGLLLLVALSFLLIPVLRGRRAQREEDRTALNVALYQERVAELQAEQEEGVLNAAQLDTGRAEAARELLADTEGADAPRESRLGKPLPLLAAVLVPVLGLGLYLHFGASDKVELTREFAQAPQSMEEMTLRLERAVAAQPDNAEGLYFLGRTYMAQDRPADAAKIFERTVVVAGRQPELLGQWAQAQYFADGKKWSDKVQALTDEALKLDPKEVTSLGLLGIAAFEGERYQQAIDYWGRLLAQLPEGDKSREALQGGINRATEKLEASGGKVAQAPVSKAAALLKVRVELAPALKAKVQPGDSVFIFARAASGPPAPLAAKRLTVADLPVTVELGDADAMMPQLKLSNFPEVQLVARISRAGQPTAGEWIGRSKPLASSTTAQQQLTIDSPDK, encoded by the coding sequence ATGATTGATTTCTGGCTCGCCGCAGGTCTGCTTCTCCTGGTTGCCCTGAGTTTTCTGTTGATCCCTGTATTGCGCGGTCGCCGCGCCCAGCGCGAAGAGGACCGCACCGCGCTCAACGTGGCGCTGTACCAGGAGCGCGTCGCCGAGTTGCAGGCCGAGCAGGAAGAGGGCGTGCTGAACGCCGCGCAACTGGACACCGGCCGCGCCGAAGCCGCGCGTGAACTGCTCGCCGACACCGAAGGCGCCGATGCGCCGCGCGAGTCTCGCTTGGGGAAACCGTTGCCGTTACTCGCCGCCGTGCTGGTGCCGGTGTTGGGCCTGGGGCTGTATCTGCATTTCGGCGCCAGCGACAAGGTCGAGCTGACCCGTGAGTTCGCCCAGGCACCGCAGTCGATGGAAGAAATGACCCTGCGCCTGGAGCGCGCGGTGGCCGCGCAACCGGATAACGCCGAGGGCTTGTATTTCCTCGGTCGCACCTACATGGCCCAGGACCGACCGGCGGATGCGGCGAAGATCTTCGAGCGCACCGTGGTGGTGGCCGGCCGGCAACCCGAGCTGCTTGGGCAGTGGGCTCAGGCGCAGTATTTCGCCGATGGCAAGAAATGGTCGGACAAGGTCCAGGCCCTGACCGACGAAGCGCTCAAGCTCGATCCCAAGGAAGTCACCAGCCTGGGCCTACTGGGAATCGCCGCGTTCGAAGGCGAGCGCTATCAGCAAGCCATTGATTATTGGGGCCGCCTGCTCGCGCAACTGCCGGAAGGCGACAAGTCCCGTGAGGCGCTGCAGGGCGGTATCAACCGCGCCACCGAGAAGCTTGAGGCCAGCGGCGGCAAGGTCGCCCAAGCGCCAGTGAGCAAGGCTGCGGCATTGCTCAAGGTGCGCGTCGAGCTGGCGCCAGCGCTCAAGGCCAAGGTGCAGCCGGGCGACAGCGTGTTCATCTTTGCCCGCGCCGCTTCCGGCCCGCCGGCGCCGCTGGCGGCCAAGCGCCTGACCGTCGCTGATCTGCCTGTTACCGTGGAACTGGGCGACGCGGACGCCATGATGCCGCAACTGAAACTGTCGAACTTCCCTGAAGTCCAACTGGTGGCGCGCATTTCCCGGGCCGGTCAACCGACCGCCGGTGAATGGATCGGCCGCAGCAAGCCTCTGGCGAGCAGCACCACGGCGCAGCAACAACTGACTATCGACAGCCCGGATAAATAA
- a CDS encoding lipoprotein: MTAIARITLLTLVLGLSACAVQRPPQPSAPLPPIPSSGPATKPGPSTAPSKPVTPNTPAKPLPRTSASFAPPPGGNSHWDAKLGVYVLDNHTNTFYRQRTYYRWSNGWSRSISPNGPWEETTIEGVPAGLGRQFH, from the coding sequence ATGACCGCCATCGCTCGTATCACCCTGCTCACGCTCGTCCTGGGCCTGAGTGCTTGTGCGGTCCAGCGTCCGCCGCAGCCGTCGGCGCCGCTGCCTCCCATCCCGTCTTCAGGCCCGGCCACCAAGCCGGGGCCGTCGACCGCCCCAAGCAAGCCCGTCACGCCGAACACACCGGCCAAGCCGTTGCCTCGTACTTCCGCCAGCTTCGCCCCACCACCCGGCGGCAATAGCCACTGGGACGCCAAACTTGGGGTCTATGTGCTGGACAACCACACCAACACCTTCTATCGCCAGCGCACCTATTACCGCTGGAGCAACGGCTGGAGCCGCTCCATCAGCCCGAACGGGCCGTGGGAAGAAACCACCATCGAAGGCGTTCCGGCGGGGTTGGGGCGTCAATTCCACTAA
- the speE gene encoding polyamine aminopropyltransferase, which yields MTTTPTGDYLETLYEGYGQRFRMDKLLHEVRTEHQHLVIFENPRMGRVMALDGVIQTTEADEFIYHEMLTHVPILAHGAAKRVLIIGGGDGGMLREVTKHLGVEHITMVEIDGTVVDMCKAFLPNHSKGAYDDPRLNLVIDDGMRFVSTTQEKFDVIISDSTDPIGPGEVLFSENFYQACHRCLNEGGILVTQNGTPFMQLGEVQTTAGRLRGLFADWHFYQAAVPTYIGGAMTFAWGSTDTAYRKLTRETLRERFIGSGIVTRYYNPEVHIGAFAMPQYVLRAINKPSND from the coding sequence ATGACGACTACCCCGACCGGCGACTATCTGGAAACCCTCTACGAAGGCTACGGCCAGCGTTTTCGGATGGACAAGCTGCTGCACGAAGTGCGCACCGAGCACCAGCACCTGGTGATTTTCGAGAACCCGCGCATGGGCCGGGTGATGGCGCTGGATGGCGTGATCCAGACCACCGAAGCCGATGAATTCATCTACCACGAAATGCTGACCCATGTACCGATCCTCGCCCACGGCGCGGCCAAACGCGTGCTGATCATCGGCGGTGGCGACGGCGGCATGTTGCGTGAAGTGACCAAGCACCTGGGCGTTGAGCACATCACCATGGTGGAAATCGACGGCACCGTGGTGGACATGTGCAAGGCGTTCCTGCCCAACCACTCCAAGGGCGCCTACGACGACCCGCGCCTGAACCTGGTGATCGATGACGGCATGCGTTTCGTCTCCACCACCCAGGAGAAGTTCGACGTCATCATCTCCGACTCCACCGACCCGATCGGCCCGGGTGAAGTGCTGTTTTCGGAAAACTTCTACCAGGCCTGTCATCGCTGCCTGAACGAAGGCGGCATTCTGGTGACCCAGAACGGCACACCGTTCATGCAACTGGGCGAAGTACAAACCACTGCCGGGCGTCTGCGTGGCCTGTTTGCCGACTGGCATTTCTACCAGGCCGCCGTGCCGACCTACATTGGTGGCGCCATGACTTTCGCCTGGGGCTCGACGGATACTGCCTATCGCAAGCTGACCCGCGAGACCCTGCGTGAGCGCTTCATTGGCAGCGGCATTGTTACCCGCTACTACAACCCTGAAGTTCACATCGGCGCGTTCGCCATGCCGCAGTACGTCTTGCGGGCGATCAACAAGCCAAGCAACGACTGA
- a CDS encoding LTA synthase family protein, which translates to MAIPDALSQQRTTHRLLQPTVKSHLAYTLLCALVMMIMFSLLRVALLVYNREMILDTPASTFVEAFVNGLRFDLRLVVYLCIPLLLALFSARAMAARGFFRFWLTVTASIALFLGLMEMDFYREFHQRLNGLVFQYVQEDPKTVMSMLWYGFPVVRYLLAWVVGTLILTMAFKGADRATRPRGPFSGGTIGTRQVAPWYGRVAVFMVCLVVAVGAARGTLRQGPPLRWGDVYTTDSNFANQLGLNGTLSLVAAAKSRMSEHRDNIWKATLEQPLAQQTVRDMLVMPDDKLVDADTAAVRRDYTPPADKTLPIKNVVVILMESMAGHSVGALGAPGNITPYLDKLSKEGLLFDRFFSNGTHTHQGMFATMACFPNLPGFEYLMQTPEGSHKFSGLPQLLSARNYDDVYVYNGDFAWDNQSGFFSGQGMTTFIGRNDYVNPVFSDPTWGVSDQDMFDRSLIELKARENGKPFYALLQTLSNHTPYALPTPLPVEPVTDRGSLNAHLTAMRYSDWALGQFFEKARKEPYFKETLFVIVGDHGFGNERQITEMDLGRFNVPMLLIGPGIQEKFGQRNHTVGTQVDIVPTIMGRIGGQVRNQCWGRDLLNLPPGDSGFGVIKPSGSDQTTAIIRDDKILVLPREKEMAPKLYRYQLGAQPRADVISDAPQALEMKLKLEAFLQTATKSLLDNTAGVTQGVPD; encoded by the coding sequence ATGGCAATCCCGGACGCCCTGAGTCAGCAACGCACCACGCATCGCCTGCTGCAACCGACCGTCAAATCTCACCTGGCCTACACGTTGCTCTGTGCCTTGGTGATGATGATCATGTTCAGCCTGTTGCGCGTTGCGCTACTGGTCTACAACCGCGAAATGATCCTCGACACCCCGGCCTCGACCTTCGTCGAGGCGTTCGTCAACGGTCTGCGTTTTGACCTGCGTCTGGTGGTCTATCTGTGTATTCCGCTGCTGCTGGCCTTGTTCAGCGCGCGGGCCATGGCGGCTCGTGGTTTTTTTCGTTTCTGGCTGACCGTGACCGCCAGCATCGCGCTGTTCCTCGGTCTGATGGAGATGGACTTCTACCGCGAGTTTCACCAGCGTCTCAACGGCCTGGTCTTCCAGTATGTGCAGGAAGACCCGAAAACCGTGATGAGCATGCTCTGGTATGGGTTCCCGGTGGTGCGCTACCTGTTGGCGTGGGTCGTGGGCACGCTGATCCTCACGATGGCGTTCAAGGGCGCCGACCGCGCGACTCGACCGCGCGGGCCGTTCAGTGGCGGCACCATTGGCACACGCCAGGTGGCTCCGTGGTACGGGCGTGTCGCGGTGTTCATGGTCTGCTTGGTCGTGGCCGTGGGCGCCGCCCGGGGTACCTTGCGCCAGGGGCCGCCGCTGCGCTGGGGTGACGTCTACACCACCGATTCGAACTTTGCCAACCAGTTGGGCCTTAATGGCACGTTGTCACTGGTGGCCGCGGCCAAGAGCCGGATGTCCGAACACCGCGACAACATCTGGAAAGCCACCCTCGAGCAACCGCTGGCCCAGCAGACGGTGCGGGACATGCTGGTGATGCCCGACGACAAACTGGTCGATGCAGACACCGCCGCCGTACGTCGCGACTACACGCCACCGGCCGACAAGACTTTGCCGATCAAGAACGTGGTAGTGATTCTCATGGAAAGCATGGCGGGGCACTCGGTAGGTGCCTTGGGCGCGCCGGGCAATATCACGCCTTATCTGGACAAACTGTCCAAGGAAGGTCTGCTGTTTGACCGCTTCTTCTCCAATGGTACTCACACCCATCAGGGCATGTTCGCCACCATGGCCTGCTTCCCGAACCTGCCGGGCTTCGAGTATCTGATGCAGACACCTGAAGGCAGCCACAAGTTTTCGGGGCTGCCGCAACTGCTCAGTGCCCGCAACTACGACGACGTGTATGTCTACAACGGTGATTTCGCCTGGGACAACCAGTCGGGTTTCTTCAGCGGCCAAGGTATGACCACGTTCATCGGGCGCAATGATTATGTGAACCCGGTGTTCTCCGACCCCACCTGGGGCGTGTCCGACCAGGATATGTTCGACCGCAGCCTGATCGAACTCAAGGCACGGGAAAACGGCAAGCCGTTCTATGCGTTGCTGCAGACCCTGTCCAACCACACGCCGTATGCGCTGCCGACACCGTTGCCGGTGGAACCGGTCACTGACCGTGGCAGCCTGAATGCGCACCTGACTGCCATGCGCTATTCCGATTGGGCCCTGGGTCAGTTCTTCGAAAAGGCCCGCAAGGAGCCTTATTTCAAGGAGACGCTGTTTGTCATCGTCGGAGACCACGGCTTTGGTAACGAGCGCCAGATTACCGAAATGGACTTGGGCCGTTTCAACGTACCGATGCTGTTGATCGGCCCGGGTATCCAGGAAAAGTTCGGCCAGCGCAACCACACCGTGGGCACGCAGGTCGATATCGTCCCGACCATCATGGGCCGGATCGGCGGGCAAGTGCGTAACCAGTGCTGGGGCCGCGATCTGTTGAACCTGCCGCCAGGCGACAGCGGATTTGGCGTGATCAAACCGTCGGGCAGTGATCAGACCACGGCGATAATCCGCGACGACAAGATTCTGGTACTGCCAAGGGAAAAGGAAATGGCGCCGAAGCTGTACCGCTACCAACTGGGTGCCCAGCCACGCGCGGATGTCATCTCCGACGCGCCGCAGGCTCTCGAAATGAAACTCAAGCTGGAGGCGTTTCTGCAAACCGCCACCAAGAGCCTGCTGGATAACACCGCCGGCGTGACACAAGGTGTTCCGGACTGA
- a CDS encoding DUF3309 family protein produces the protein MGTILIIILILLLIGGLPVFPHSRSWGYGPSGIIGVVLVVLLILLLLGKI, from the coding sequence ATGGGCACAATACTCATCATTATCCTGATCCTCCTGCTGATCGGTGGCCTGCCGGTCTTCCCGCACTCTAGAAGTTGGGGTTACGGTCCGTCCGGAATCATCGGTGTCGTACTGGTAGTGCTGTTGATCCTGCTATTACTGGGCAAGATATGA
- a CDS encoding SDR family oxidoreductase, which yields MQNRMMITGAGSGLGREIALRWAREGWRLALSDVSEPGLQETLRLVRDAGGDGFVQRCDVRDYSQLTAFAQACEEKLGGIDIIVNNAGVASGGFFSELSLEDWDWQIAINLMGVVKGCKAFLPLLEKSRGKIINIASMAALMQGPAMSNYNVAKAGVVALSESLLIELAQQEIGVHVVCPSFFQTNLLDSFRGPTPAMKAQVGKLLESSPISAAEIADYIYEQVAQGQFMILPHEQGRMAWAIKQKNPQLLYDEMTVMADKMRAKARQNPS from the coding sequence ATGCAAAATCGCATGATGATTACCGGTGCCGGTTCTGGCCTGGGTCGCGAAATCGCGCTGCGCTGGGCCCGCGAAGGCTGGCGCCTGGCCTTGTCGGATGTCAGTGAGCCGGGCCTTCAGGAAACCCTCAGGTTGGTGCGTGACGCAGGCGGCGACGGTTTTGTCCAGCGCTGCGACGTGCGCGACTACAGCCAACTGACGGCGTTTGCCCAGGCCTGCGAAGAGAAGCTCGGTGGCATCGACATCATCGTCAACAATGCCGGTGTGGCCTCGGGTGGGTTCTTCAGTGAACTGTCCCTGGAGGATTGGGACTGGCAGATCGCGATCAACCTGATGGGCGTGGTCAAGGGTTGCAAGGCGTTCTTGCCGTTGCTGGAAAAAAGCCGCGGCAAGATCATCAACATCGCCTCCATGGCCGCCCTGATGCAGGGCCCGGCCATGAGCAACTACAACGTGGCCAAGGCTGGTGTGGTGGCGCTGTCGGAAAGCCTGTTGATCGAGCTGGCACAGCAGGAAATCGGTGTGCATGTGGTGTGCCCGTCGTTTTTCCAGACCAACCTGCTGGACTCCTTCCGCGGCCCGACTCCGGCGATGAAAGCCCAGGTTGGCAAGTTGCTGGAAAGCTCGCCGATCAGCGCTGCCGAGATTGCCGATTACATCTATGAACAGGTCGCCCAGGGCCAGTTCATGATCCTGCCCCACGAGCAAGGGCGCATGGCCTGGGCCATCAAGCAGAAGAATCCGCAATTGCTGTACGACGAAATGACCGTCATGGCCGACAAGATGCGCGCCAAGGCTCGACAGAACCCGAGTTGA
- a CDS encoding YnfA family protein, whose protein sequence is MLNYFWFFLAALFEIAGCYAFWMWLRQGKSAWWIVPALLSLTLFALLLTRIEATYAGRAYAAYGGIYIIASIGWLAVVERARPLTSDWVGVALCVLGASVILFGPRVSAS, encoded by the coding sequence ATGCTCAACTATTTTTGGTTCTTTCTCGCCGCGCTGTTTGAAATCGCCGGCTGTTACGCGTTCTGGATGTGGCTACGCCAGGGCAAGAGCGCCTGGTGGATTGTGCCGGCCCTGTTGAGTCTTACGCTGTTCGCCCTGTTGCTGACCCGCATCGAAGCGACCTACGCCGGTCGTGCCTACGCCGCTTATGGCGGTATCTATATCATCGCCTCGATCGGCTGGCTGGCCGTGGTGGAGCGAGCGCGGCCGCTGACTTCCGACTGGGTGGGGGTGGCGCTCTGCGTGTTGGGGGCGAGTGTGATTCTGTTCGGTCCGCGGGTTTCCGCCTCTTGA
- the csrA gene encoding carbon storage regulator CsrA, with protein sequence MLVLSRAVGELISIGDDISVRVLSVNGTTVRFGVEAPRHIDVHRSEIYEKIQKKRALANRKVCSVE encoded by the coding sequence ATGCTCGTACTTAGCCGCGCTGTGGGTGAACTGATTTCCATCGGTGATGATATTTCCGTCCGAGTGCTCTCGGTCAACGGCACCACTGTTCGTTTTGGCGTGGAAGCGCCACGGCACATCGACGTTCATCGCTCCGAGATATACGAAAAGATTCAGAAAAAAAGGGCCCTGGCCAATCGCAAGGTCTGCTCAGTCGAATAG
- a CDS encoding YheU family protein yields the protein MLIPYDQLEVDTLTRLIEDFVTRDGTDNGDDTPLETRVLRVRQALTKGQAMIVFDPESEQCQLMLKHDVPKHLFD from the coding sequence ATGCTGATCCCTTACGACCAACTCGAAGTCGACACGCTCACTCGCCTGATCGAAGATTTCGTGACCCGCGACGGCACCGACAATGGCGATGACACGCCGCTGGAGACCCGCGTATTGCGGGTCCGGCAGGCCTTGACCAAAGGCCAGGCGATGATCGTCTTCGACCCGGAAAGCGAACAGTGCCAGTTGATGCTCAAGCACGACGTGCCCAAGCATCTATTCGACTGA
- a CDS encoding osmoprotectant NAGGN system M42 family peptidase, whose translation MISKIPEPDLEYLQKVLLEMLAIPSPTGFTDTIVRYVAERLEELGIEFEMTRRGTIRATLKGRKSSPDRAVSAHLDTIGASVRAIKDNGRLTLAPVGCWSSRFAEGSRVSLFTDTGVIRGSVLPLMASGHAFNTAVDEMPISWDHIELRLDAYCTTRADCETLGVGIGDYVAFDPLPEFTESGHISARHLDDKAGVAALLAALKAIVDSGEELLIDCHPLFTITEETGSGAAAALPWDVSEFVGIDIAPVAPGQHSSEHAVSVAMQDSGGPYDYHLSRHLLKLARENELPARRDLFRYYFSDAHSAVTAGHDIRTALLAFGCDATHGYERTHIDSLAALSRLLGAYILSPPVFASDAQPAQGSLDRFSHQLEHDAQMESDTRVPSVDSLIGQRSDN comes from the coding sequence ATGATCAGCAAAATTCCCGAACCGGATCTCGAGTACCTGCAAAAAGTCCTGCTGGAAATGCTCGCCATTCCCAGCCCCACCGGCTTCACCGACACCATCGTGCGCTACGTCGCCGAGCGGCTCGAAGAGTTGGGTATCGAGTTTGAAATGACCCGGCGCGGCACGATCCGCGCCACCCTCAAGGGCCGCAAGAGCAGCCCCGATCGGGCCGTGTCGGCTCACCTGGACACCATCGGCGCCTCGGTGCGCGCCATCAAGGACAACGGGCGCCTGACCCTGGCTCCGGTGGGTTGCTGGTCCAGCCGCTTTGCCGAGGGCAGTCGCGTCAGCCTGTTTACGGACACGGGGGTGATCCGAGGCAGCGTACTGCCGCTGATGGCGTCCGGGCATGCATTCAACACCGCCGTGGACGAAATGCCCATCAGTTGGGATCACATCGAACTGCGCCTGGACGCCTACTGCACCACCCGCGCCGATTGCGAAACACTGGGGGTGGGCATTGGCGACTATGTGGCGTTCGATCCTTTGCCGGAGTTCACCGAGAGTGGCCATATCAGTGCTCGGCACCTGGACGATAAAGCCGGGGTCGCGGCGCTGCTGGCGGCGCTCAAGGCGATTGTCGACAGTGGCGAAGAACTGCTGATCGACTGCCACCCGCTGTTCACGATTACCGAAGAAACCGGCAGCGGCGCGGCGGCTGCGCTGCCTTGGGATGTCAGCGAGTTCGTCGGCATCGACATCGCGCCGGTCGCACCGGGCCAGCACTCGAGCGAACACGCAGTGAGCGTGGCGATGCAGGATTCCGGGGGCCCTTACGACTATCACCTGTCACGGCACTTGCTGAAGCTGGCCAGGGAAAACGAACTGCCGGCGCGCCGCGACCTGTTCCGTTATTACTTCAGCGATGCCCATTCCGCCGTCACCGCCGGCCACGATATCCGCACCGCCCTGCTGGCCTTCGGCTGCGACGCCACCCATGGCTACGAACGCACCCACATCGACAGCCTGGCCGCCCTGAGCCGTCTGCTGGGCGCCTACATCCTCAGCCCACCGGTATTCGCCAGCGACGCCCAACCGGCCCAGGGTTCGCTGGACCGCTTCAGCCATCAACTCGAACACGATGCGCAGATGGAAAGCGATACCCGGGTGCCGTCGGTGGATAGTTTGATTGGGCAGCGGTCGGATAACTGA
- the ngg gene encoding N-acetylglutaminylglutamine synthetase yields the protein MKPHNQRLLRGQAPSYERLQARLAEDGSELGADPIAVHCGWGRLLIGHTFPDPASLAQELLNEQSGERDIALYVAAPQQILGLEPAQLFLDPSDTLRLWFSDYRQATRVFRGFRIRRAQSDADWQAINLLYQARGMLPIDPQRLTPRHEGGPVYWLAEDDDTGAVIGSVMGLNHQKAFNDPENGSSLWCLAVDPQCSRPGVGEVLVRHLIEHFMSRGLSYLDLSVLHDNRLAKSLYAKLGFRNLSTFAIKRKNCINQPLFLGPGPEAQFNPYARIIVEEAHRRGIEVQVDDAEGGLFTLVHGSRRIRCRESLSDLTSAISMTLCQNKSLTHKVLKNAGLDLPAQQLAGNADDNLAFLDEHERVVVKPLDGEQGQGVAVDLRTIEEVQSAIETARQFDSRVLLESFHEGLDLRVLVIGFEVVAAAIRRPAEVIGDGRHTIGALIEAQSRRRQAATGGESKIPMDAETQRTLSAAGYDYDSVLPAGKHLFVRRTANLHTGGVLEDVTSILHPTLTEAAIRAARALDIPMVGLDLLVPAADQPEYVFIEANERAGLANHEPQPTAERFVDLLFPHSQAVAQ from the coding sequence ATGAAACCCCACAATCAACGCCTGCTGCGGGGCCAGGCGCCCTCCTATGAACGCCTGCAGGCGCGACTGGCCGAAGACGGCAGCGAACTGGGCGCCGACCCGATCGCGGTGCACTGCGGCTGGGGCCGATTGCTGATCGGCCACACCTTCCCCGACCCGGCAAGCCTGGCCCAAGAGTTGCTCAATGAGCAATCGGGTGAGCGCGACATTGCCTTGTACGTCGCCGCCCCCCAGCAAATACTCGGGCTGGAACCGGCGCAGCTGTTTCTCGATCCATCCGACACCTTGCGCCTGTGGTTCAGCGACTATCGCCAGGCCACCCGGGTATTTCGCGGTTTCCGGATTCGCCGGGCCCAGAGCGACGCCGACTGGCAGGCGATCAACCTGCTGTATCAGGCCCGGGGCATGTTGCCCATCGATCCGCAACGACTCACGCCGCGCCATGAGGGCGGGCCGGTCTACTGGCTGGCCGAAGATGATGACACCGGCGCGGTGATCGGCAGCGTCATGGGCCTGAATCACCAGAAAGCCTTCAACGACCCGGAAAACGGCAGCAGCCTCTGGTGCCTGGCCGTGGATCCGCAGTGCTCGCGGCCCGGTGTCGGGGAGGTCCTGGTGCGCCACCTCATCGAGCACTTCATGAGCCGGGGCCTGAGTTACCTGGACCTTTCGGTGCTGCACGACAATCGCCTGGCGAAAAGTCTCTACGCCAAGCTCGGCTTCCGCAATCTTTCGACGTTCGCCATCAAACGCAAGAACTGCATCAATCAGCCGTTGTTCCTGGGGCCGGGCCCCGAGGCGCAGTTCAATCCTTATGCGCGCATCATTGTCGAAGAGGCTCACCGCCGGGGCATCGAAGTCCAGGTGGACGACGCCGAAGGTGGATTGTTTACCCTGGTCCACGGCAGCCGCCGGATCAGGTGCCGTGAATCCCTCAGCGACCTGACCAGCGCTATCAGCATGACCCTGTGCCAGAACAAAAGCCTGACCCACAAAGTGCTGAAAAACGCCGGCTTGGACTTGCCGGCCCAACAGTTGGCTGGCAACGCCGATGACAACCTGGCCTTTCTCGATGAGCATGAACGGGTAGTGGTCAAGCCACTGGACGGTGAACAGGGCCAGGGTGTCGCGGTGGATCTACGCACGATTGAAGAGGTGCAGAGCGCGATTGAAACGGCCCGCCAGTTTGACAGCCGGGTGCTGCTGGAGAGCTTCCACGAGGGCCTGGACCTGCGCGTACTGGTGATTGGCTTTGAAGTGGTGGCGGCCGCGATCCGGCGGCCAGCGGAGGTGATCGGCGACGGTCGGCACACCATCGGCGCGCTGATCGAAGCCCAAAGCCGCCGCCGACAGGCGGCCACGGGGGGTGAAAGCAAGATTCCCATGGACGCCGAGACCCAACGCACATTGAGCGCGGCAGGCTATGACTACGACAGTGTGCTGCCCGCCGGCAAACACCTGTTCGTACGGCGTACGGCGAACCTTCATACGGGCGGCGTGCTGGAAGATGTCACGAGCATCCTCCATCCGACCCTGACTGAAGCTGCGATACGCGCCGCGCGGGCCTTGGATATTCCCATGGTTGGCCTCGACCTGTTAGTGCCGGCGGCCGATCAGCCCGAATACGTGTTCATTGAAGCCAACGAACGCGCCGGCCTGGCCAACCACGAACCGCAACCCACTGCCGAACGCTTTGTGGATTTATTGTTTCCCCATAGTCAGGCGGTGGCCCAATAG